A DNA window from Actinomadura coerulea contains the following coding sequences:
- a CDS encoding dihydrolipoyl dehydrogenase family protein, whose amino-acid sequence MADEVDVVVIGLGPGGEDAAGRLAEAGLSVVGVESRLVGGECPYYACVPTKMMVRAAGLVAEAGRVAGMAGEASVRPAWGPVAARIRDEATDGWDDRVAADRLTGRGVRLARGQGRITGPREVTVGDQVFEARRGIVLNTGTSPTAPPVDGLAGTPYWTNREAVQAAEVPESLLVLGGGVVGVEMAQVFSRFGTRVTVVEAADRLLLNDEPESGALLREVFEREGIGVRTGVNVTRVTHDGSEFTMHLGEESLAADRLLVATGRRPNLRGLGLGAVGLDEDARRIAVDGHMRAADGVWAIGDITGMGAFTHVSMYQAAVAVRDVLGEEGPPAAYRAVPRVTFTDPEIASVGLTEAQARDQNLPVRTAVTPIAESTRGWIHKAGNDGFVKLVEDVEWGTLVGATAAGPAGGEVLGFLAVAVHTETPTSALREMIYAYPTFHRAVESALADLAALAWGE is encoded by the coding sequence CCGGGGGCGAGGACGCCGCGGGCAGGCTCGCCGAGGCGGGCCTGTCGGTCGTCGGGGTGGAGTCGCGGCTGGTCGGCGGGGAGTGCCCCTACTACGCGTGCGTCCCCACCAAGATGATGGTGCGCGCCGCCGGGCTGGTCGCCGAGGCCGGGCGCGTCGCCGGCATGGCGGGCGAGGCGTCCGTCCGGCCCGCCTGGGGGCCGGTGGCCGCCCGGATCCGGGACGAGGCGACCGACGGGTGGGACGACCGGGTCGCCGCCGACCGCCTCACGGGCAGGGGCGTGCGGCTCGCGCGCGGCCAGGGCCGCATCACCGGCCCGCGCGAGGTGACGGTGGGCGACCAGGTCTTCGAGGCCCGGCGCGGCATCGTGCTCAACACCGGCACCTCGCCCACGGCGCCGCCCGTCGACGGCCTCGCGGGCACGCCGTACTGGACGAACCGCGAGGCCGTCCAGGCCGCGGAGGTCCCCGAGTCGCTCCTCGTCCTCGGCGGCGGCGTGGTCGGCGTCGAGATGGCGCAGGTCTTCTCCCGCTTCGGAACCCGCGTCACCGTCGTCGAGGCGGCCGACCGCCTGCTCCTCAACGACGAGCCGGAGTCGGGCGCCCTGCTGCGCGAGGTCTTCGAACGCGAGGGCATCGGCGTGCGCACCGGCGTGAACGTCACCCGCGTCACCCACGACGGTTCCGAGTTCACGATGCACCTCGGCGAGGAGAGTCTCGCCGCCGACCGCCTCCTCGTCGCGACCGGGCGCCGTCCCAACCTCCGGGGGCTCGGCCTCGGCGCAGTCGGCCTGGACGAGGACGCCCGCCGGATCGCCGTGGACGGCCACATGCGCGCGGCCGACGGCGTGTGGGCGATCGGCGACATCACCGGCATGGGCGCGTTCACGCACGTCTCGATGTACCAGGCGGCCGTCGCGGTCCGGGACGTCCTCGGGGAGGAGGGGCCGCCCGCCGCCTACCGCGCCGTGCCGCGCGTCACCTTCACCGACCCCGAGATCGCGTCCGTCGGCCTCACCGAGGCCCAGGCCCGCGACCAGAACCTCCCCGTCCGCACGGCCGTGACGCCGATCGCCGAGTCGACCCGGGGCTGGATCCACAAGGCCGGCAACGACGGCTTCGTCAAGCTCGTCGAGGACGTCGAGTGGGGCACGCTGGTCGGCGCCACCGCCGCGGGCCCGGCCGGCGGCGAGGTCCTCGGCTTCCTGGCCGTCGCCGTGCACACCGAGACCCCCACCTCCGCGCTCCGCGAGATGATCTACGCGTATCCCACCTTCCACCGCGCCGTCGAGTCCGCCCTGGCCGATCTCGCCGCGCTTGCGTGGGGGGAGTGA
- a CDS encoding thioredoxin domain-containing protein, with protein MNRLKDATSPYLLQHAGNPVEWWEWTPEAFAEARRRDVPVLLSVGYAACHWCHVMAHESFEDAETARAMNELCVNIKVDREERPDIDAVYMEATQAMTGQGGWPMTVFMTPEGHPFYCGTYFPRAQFRALLQAVHKAWTEQRDDVAQQGQQVVEALTSRGSGLAGTEAPGDGVLAHAVKVLAGSYDAVRGGFGGAPKFPPSMALEFLLRHHARTGDDESLAMASRTLEAMARGGMYDQLGGGFARYSVDERWIVPHFEKMLYDNALLARVYAHWWRLTGTPFARRVALETCDWMLRDLRTDQGGLASALDADSEGVEGRYYVWTPEQLREVLGDEGGAFAEALFEVTGTFEHGASVLQLLNDPDDVERYERVRTALLAARAQRIPPARDDKVVAAWNGLAIAALAECGALFDRPDLVRAAEEAARLLVEVHLRDGRLARTSKDGTAGANAGVLEDYADVAEGLLALHAVTGDPRRVRLAGELLNTVLERFADGSGGFYDTADDAERLFRRPQDPTDNATPSGQFAAAGALLSFAALTGSDWHRQAAQDALAPAGTLADKHARFAGWGLAVAEALATGPVEIAVIGDPDDARTRALHRTALMAVAPGAVVSAGPPDAEGVPLLEGRGLVDGEPAAYVCRGFVCRLPVTTQAELNRELRGQLD; from the coding sequence ATGAACCGGCTCAAGGACGCGACCAGCCCGTACCTGCTCCAGCACGCCGGCAACCCGGTGGAGTGGTGGGAGTGGACGCCGGAGGCGTTCGCCGAGGCCCGGCGGCGCGACGTCCCCGTCCTGCTCTCCGTCGGATACGCCGCCTGCCACTGGTGCCACGTGATGGCGCACGAGTCCTTCGAGGACGCCGAGACGGCCCGGGCGATGAACGAGCTGTGCGTGAACATCAAGGTCGACCGGGAGGAGCGCCCGGACATCGACGCCGTCTACATGGAGGCCACCCAGGCCATGACGGGCCAGGGCGGCTGGCCGATGACGGTGTTCATGACCCCGGAAGGGCATCCGTTCTACTGCGGGACGTACTTCCCGAGGGCGCAGTTCCGGGCGCTGCTCCAGGCCGTCCACAAGGCGTGGACGGAGCAGCGCGACGACGTCGCCCAGCAGGGGCAGCAGGTCGTCGAGGCCCTGACCTCGCGCGGGTCCGGCCTCGCCGGGACGGAGGCGCCCGGCGACGGCGTGCTCGCGCACGCGGTGAAGGTGCTCGCGGGCTCCTACGACGCGGTGCGCGGCGGGTTCGGCGGCGCCCCCAAGTTCCCGCCGTCGATGGCGCTGGAGTTCCTTCTGCGCCACCACGCGCGCACGGGCGACGACGAGTCGCTGGCGATGGCGTCCCGCACGCTGGAGGCGATGGCCCGCGGCGGGATGTACGACCAGCTCGGCGGCGGGTTCGCGCGGTACTCGGTGGACGAGCGGTGGATCGTCCCGCACTTCGAGAAGATGCTCTACGACAACGCGCTGCTGGCCCGCGTCTACGCGCACTGGTGGCGGCTGACGGGGACGCCGTTCGCGCGGCGGGTCGCGCTGGAGACGTGCGACTGGATGCTGCGCGACCTTCGCACCGACCAGGGCGGCCTCGCCTCGGCGCTGGACGCCGACAGCGAGGGCGTCGAGGGCAGGTACTACGTGTGGACGCCCGAGCAGCTGCGGGAGGTGCTCGGAGACGAGGGCGGCGCGTTCGCGGAGGCCCTGTTCGAGGTGACGGGGACGTTCGAGCACGGTGCCTCCGTCCTCCAGCTCCTGAACGATCCCGACGACGTCGAGCGGTACGAGCGCGTGCGCACGGCGCTGCTCGCGGCGCGCGCGCAGCGGATCCCCCCGGCACGGGACGACAAGGTGGTGGCGGCGTGGAACGGGCTCGCCATCGCGGCGCTCGCCGAGTGCGGCGCGCTGTTCGACCGGCCGGATCTGGTCCGGGCGGCCGAGGAGGCCGCGCGCCTGCTCGTGGAGGTCCATCTGCGCGACGGCCGGCTGGCGCGCACGTCCAAGGACGGGACGGCGGGCGCGAACGCCGGCGTCCTGGAGGACTACGCCGACGTGGCCGAGGGCCTGCTCGCCCTGCACGCGGTCACCGGCGACCCGCGCCGTGTGCGGTTGGCCGGTGAGCTGCTGAACACCGTCCTCGAACGGTTCGCCGACGGGTCCGGCGGCTTCTACGACACGGCCGACGACGCCGAGCGGCTGTTCCGGCGCCCGCAGGACCCCACCGACAACGCGACGCCGTCGGGGCAGTTCGCGGCGGCGGGGGCGCTGCTGTCGTTCGCCGCGCTGACCGGGTCGGACTGGCACCGGCAGGCCGCGCAGGACGCGCTGGCGCCCGCCGGGACGCTCGCGGACAAGCACGCGCGGTTCGCGGGCTGGGGCCTCGCCGTGGCCGAGGCCCTCGCGACGGGCCCGGTCGAGATCGCGGTGATCGGCGACCCGGACGACGCGCGCACCCGCGCGCTGCACCGGACCGCCCTCATGGCGGTCGCCCCGGGCGCGGTGGTCAGCGCCGGCCCGCCGGACGCCGAGGGCGTGCCCCTGCTGGAGGGGCGGGGCCTGGTGGACGGGGAGCCGGCCGCGTACGTCTGCCGGGGGTTCGTCTGCCGGCTGCCCGTGACGACCCAGGCAGAGCTGAACCGCGAACTACGTGGGCAATTGGACTGA
- a CDS encoding C40 family peptidase — protein MGKPNRRVLPTIIGVSVLTTLAANTAVLVARDEGPADTRRPEQRARFVAASGSTGLSPAAVAPLGRRLTPHVLVAAPSTLPADFVQKVRGAKGVKGVEVVDAVQGMVAGKRVGLLGVDPSTFRNYTPKPTAKSDALWRNLASGDVAISFTMGSDGGVKLGSQVPVGGRQHQSQLRVGAYATMGISDVDAVVSHATAQALGLPTGNAMLVSVPKTAPKTFIGKLRKALPKGARAVAVNPEIDFPKSGDVPAGDVPAANGQVMTAGQVRTVIKAAYTRLGWPYVWGGESEAEGGYDCSGLMQYAFARAGIRLPRVAADQARAGWVVPYSKAEPGDMLIWANDPTAPGYISHIALYLGQGKMLAAPRTGTVVQVQNVYTRNMRGAVRVSPKMAAAVAR, from the coding sequence GTGGGAAAGCCGAACCGCCGGGTGCTACCGACGATCATCGGCGTCTCCGTGCTGACGACGCTCGCCGCCAACACCGCCGTCCTCGTGGCGCGCGACGAGGGCCCCGCGGACACCCGGCGCCCCGAGCAGCGCGCCCGGTTCGTGGCCGCGTCCGGCAGCACCGGCCTGTCGCCCGCGGCGGTGGCGCCGCTCGGCAGGCGGCTCACCCCGCACGTCCTCGTGGCGGCGCCGTCCACCCTTCCGGCCGACTTCGTCCAGAAGGTCCGCGGCGCCAAGGGCGTGAAGGGCGTCGAGGTCGTCGACGCCGTGCAGGGCATGGTCGCGGGCAAGCGCGTCGGCCTGCTGGGCGTCGACCCGTCCACCTTCCGCAACTACACGCCGAAGCCGACCGCCAAGTCGGACGCGCTCTGGCGCAACCTGGCCTCCGGAGACGTCGCCATCTCGTTCACGATGGGCAGCGACGGCGGTGTGAAGCTCGGCAGCCAGGTGCCCGTCGGAGGCAGGCAGCACCAGTCGCAGCTGCGGGTGGGCGCGTACGCGACGATGGGCATCAGCGACGTCGACGCGGTCGTCTCGCACGCCACCGCGCAGGCGCTCGGGCTGCCGACCGGCAACGCGATGCTGGTCAGCGTCCCGAAGACCGCGCCGAAGACGTTCATCGGGAAGCTGCGCAAGGCGCTGCCGAAGGGCGCCAGGGCCGTCGCGGTCAACCCGGAGATCGACTTCCCGAAGTCCGGCGACGTGCCGGCCGGCGACGTGCCGGCCGCCAACGGCCAGGTCATGACGGCCGGCCAGGTCCGGACGGTGATCAAGGCCGCCTACACCCGGCTCGGCTGGCCGTACGTCTGGGGCGGCGAGTCCGAGGCCGAGGGCGGCTACGACTGCTCGGGCCTGATGCAGTACGCCTTCGCCAGGGCGGGCATCCGGCTCCCGCGCGTCGCCGCCGACCAGGCCCGCGCCGGCTGGGTCGTCCCCTACAGCAAGGCCGAGCCGGGCGACATGCTCATCTGGGCCAACGACCCGACCGCGCCCGGCTACATCTCGCACATCGCCCTCTACCTTGGCCAGGGCAAGATGCTGGCGGCCCCGCGGACGGGCACGGTGGTGCAGGTCCAGAACGTCTACACCCGCAACATGCGGGGCGCCGTCCGCGTCAGCCCGAAGATGGCCGCCGCGGTGGCGCGGTGA
- a CDS encoding TetR family transcriptional regulator, with protein MSTSSRERAADRLEDRLARLPLRERKKLRTRRAIQDHALRLFGERGYDETTVEQIAAAAEISPSTFFRYFPTKEDVVVTDEYDPIMAEVMRDQPAGLSPLEALRATLREMLPLMYETDLDVVNTRLRLTSQVPALRARTFESLREGTFAMLTEVVGHRTGRRPDDPDVETFTWAVLGVLQAAMYQWMDGRATTEELPGIVDRNLEFLGRGCPL; from the coding sequence ATGAGCACGTCGTCCCGTGAGCGCGCCGCCGACCGGCTGGAGGACCGGCTCGCCCGGCTGCCGCTGCGGGAGCGCAAGAAGCTGCGGACCCGCCGGGCGATCCAGGACCACGCCCTCCGCCTGTTCGGCGAGCGGGGCTACGACGAGACGACCGTGGAGCAGATCGCGGCGGCGGCCGAGATCTCGCCGAGCACGTTCTTCCGCTACTTCCCCACCAAGGAGGACGTGGTCGTCACCGACGAGTACGACCCGATCATGGCGGAGGTCATGCGGGACCAGCCGGCCGGGCTGTCCCCCCTCGAGGCGCTGCGCGCCACGCTCCGCGAGATGCTCCCGCTGATGTACGAGACCGACCTGGACGTGGTCAACACCCGGCTCCGGCTCACCTCCCAGGTCCCGGCGCTGCGCGCCCGCACGTTCGAGTCGCTGCGCGAGGGCACGTTCGCCATGCTGACCGAGGTCGTCGGCCACCGGACCGGACGGCGGCCCGACGACCCGGACGTGGAGACGTTCACCTGGGCCGTCCTCGGCGTGCTCCAGGCGGCCATGTACCAGTGGATGGACGGGCGCGCGACGACCGAGGAGCTTCCCGGGATCGTCGACCGCAACCTGGAGTTCCTGGGCCGCGGCTGCCCGCTGTGA
- a CDS encoding MFS transporter, producing MTVGHTRRWLGLGALALSMLALGFDMTILNVALTTLSEELHAGTSALQWIVDSYLLVFGALLLPAGLLGDRFGRKWLLVAGLAVFGAASLGGAFADGSGGVIAARAFMGLGAAIVLPLSMSMLPAIFPPEERTRAVAVWSSATALGLPLGPLLGGWLLENFRWGSVFLVNVPLVLVGGVAVALLLPETRDPSAPKVDWAGSLLSAAGVVALVYGVIEAPVRGWGDAVVLGSFALAAALLAGFVLWERRAAEPMIDMALFRDPRFTWAMVAAVTANLMMAGALFVLPQYLEAVQGNDVFGTGLRLTPMLLGLLAGGIVTDRVAHRAGHKPILVTGLLVLAAGFGWGALTGPGDGYSATVPWLLVLGLGCGLTLVPAMDAVLAALPAARAGRGSGLVQTLRQTAGTLGVAGLGSLLSALYRDRVPTGGLPPEAAGAARDSIGGAVAVAGRLGDAGLLASARGAYVDGMDAVFAACAAAAVAAALLLWRFQPGRVRRDAVPAADARESGHEHVVP from the coding sequence ATGACAGTGGGGCACACGCGGCGCTGGCTGGGGCTGGGCGCCCTGGCGCTGAGCATGCTGGCGCTCGGGTTCGACATGACGATCCTCAACGTGGCGCTGACCACGCTGTCGGAGGAGCTGCACGCGGGCACCAGCGCACTGCAGTGGATCGTGGACTCCTACCTGCTGGTGTTCGGGGCCCTGCTGCTCCCCGCCGGGCTGCTCGGCGACCGGTTCGGCCGCAAGTGGCTGCTGGTGGCCGGCCTCGCCGTCTTCGGCGCCGCCTCCCTCGGCGGGGCGTTCGCGGACGGCTCCGGCGGCGTCATCGCGGCCCGGGCGTTCATGGGGCTCGGCGCGGCGATCGTGCTGCCGCTGTCCATGTCGATGCTGCCCGCGATCTTCCCGCCGGAGGAGCGCACCCGCGCCGTCGCGGTCTGGTCGTCGGCGACGGCGCTCGGGCTGCCGCTCGGCCCGCTGCTCGGCGGCTGGCTGCTGGAGAACTTCCGGTGGGGGTCGGTCTTCCTCGTCAACGTGCCGCTCGTGCTGGTCGGCGGCGTCGCGGTGGCGCTGCTGCTGCCCGAGACGCGCGACCCGTCCGCACCGAAGGTCGACTGGGCCGGTTCACTGCTGTCGGCGGCCGGCGTCGTCGCGCTCGTGTACGGGGTCATCGAGGCCCCCGTGCGGGGGTGGGGCGACGCGGTGGTGCTGGGGTCGTTCGCGCTCGCGGCCGCCCTGCTGGCCGGGTTCGTCCTGTGGGAGCGGCGCGCCGCCGAACCCATGATCGACATGGCGCTGTTCCGCGACCCCCGCTTCACCTGGGCGATGGTCGCCGCGGTCACCGCGAACCTGATGATGGCGGGGGCGCTGTTCGTCCTCCCGCAGTACCTGGAGGCCGTCCAGGGCAACGACGTGTTCGGCACCGGGCTGCGCCTCACGCCGATGCTGCTCGGCCTGCTCGCCGGCGGGATCGTCACCGACCGGGTCGCGCACCGCGCCGGGCACAAGCCGATCCTCGTCACCGGGCTGCTCGTGCTCGCGGCCGGCTTCGGCTGGGGCGCGCTCACCGGGCCGGGCGACGGCTACTCCGCCACCGTTCCGTGGCTGCTCGTCCTCGGGCTCGGCTGCGGCCTGACGCTCGTCCCGGCGATGGACGCGGTCCTCGCCGCCCTGCCCGCCGCCCGGGCCGGACGCGGCTCGGGCCTCGTCCAGACGCTGCGCCAGACGGCCGGGACGCTCGGTGTCGCGGGGCTCGGCAGCCTGCTGTCGGCGCTCTACCGGGACCGCGTGCCCACCGGCGGGCTGCCGCCCGAGGCGGCGGGCGCGGCGCGCGACTCCATCGGCGGCGCCGTCGCCGTCGCCGGGCGGCTGGGCGACGCCGGGCTGCTCGCCTCGGCCCGCGGCGCCTACGTCGACGGCATGGACGCGGTGTTCGCCGCGTGCGCCGCCGCCGCGGTCGCGGCGGCGCTGCTCCTGTGGCGCTTCCAGCCCGGCCGGGTCCGGCGGGATGCGGTGCCCGCCGCCGATGCACGAGAATCGGGCCATGAGCACGTCGTCCCGTGA
- a CDS encoding isoprenyl transferase, translating into MRRSPSEGGRLISALRRTGPYAAVRDAVYRMYERRVEAELPTDVTPRHVGVILDGNRRWARSMGLADVNSGHQRGAQKISELLQWSAEAGVEHVTLWLLSTDNLNRPADQLEPLLAIIENTVRKLAADGWHVKPVGALDLLPDKTARVLKDAGEATSSAPGLIVNVAVGYGGRREIADAVRSLLIEQASRGTSIEELAEILDVEHIAEHLYTRGQPDPDLVIRTSGEQRLSGFMLWQSAHSEFYFCEVHWPDFRKVDFLRAIRSYAARHRRYGT; encoded by the coding sequence GTGCGCCGGAGCCCCTCCGAGGGCGGGCGGCTGATCTCCGCCCTCCGCCGCACCGGCCCGTACGCGGCCGTCCGCGACGCCGTCTACCGGATGTACGAGCGGCGCGTCGAGGCCGAGCTGCCCACCGACGTCACCCCCCGGCACGTCGGCGTGATCCTGGACGGAAACCGGCGTTGGGCCAGGTCGATGGGGCTGGCCGACGTCAACTCCGGGCACCAGCGCGGCGCCCAGAAGATCTCCGAGCTGCTGCAGTGGAGCGCCGAGGCCGGCGTCGAGCACGTCACGCTCTGGCTGCTGTCGACCGACAACCTCAACCGCCCCGCCGACCAGCTGGAGCCGCTGCTGGCGATCATCGAGAACACCGTCCGCAAGCTCGCCGCCGACGGCTGGCACGTCAAGCCCGTCGGCGCCCTCGACCTGCTGCCCGATAAGACGGCCCGCGTCCTGAAAGATGCCGGAGAGGCCACATCGAGCGCACCCGGCCTGATTGTGAACGTCGCGGTTGGGTATGGAGGTAGGCGTGAGATCGCTGATGCGGTGCGCTCACTGCTCATCGAGCAGGCGAGTCGTGGCACCAGCATCGAGGAACTCGCCGAGATCCTCGACGTGGAGCACATCGCGGAGCATCTCTACACGCGCGGCCAGCCGGATCCGGACCTGGTCATCCGCACCTCGGGAGAGCAGCGGCTCTCCGGCTTCATGCTGTGGCAGAGCGCCCACTCGGAGTTCTACTTCTGCGAAGTCCATTGGCCGGACTTCCGCAAGGTCGACTTCCTGCGGGCCATCCGCTCCTACGCCGCGCGGCATCGGCGCTACGGTACCTGA
- a CDS encoding PhoH family protein, producing the protein MDTSVLLADPGAMTRFAEHEVVLPIVVISELEAKRHHPELGYFARQALRTLDDLRLRHGRLDEAVSVEGPLGDQGGTLRVELNHADPSVLPDGFRLGDNDTRILSVAAWLAREGRDVVLVSKDLPMRVKASAVGLAAEEYRAELAVVESGWTGMRELEVTAGAVEELYESGSADLEEARDLPCHTGLRLLSERGSALGRVQPDKSVRLVRGDREVFGLRGRSAEQRIALDLLMDEEVGIVSLGGRAGTGKSALALCAGLEAVLERRRHRKVVVFRPLYAVGGQELGYLPGSEGEKMSPWAQAVYDTLSAVTTPEVVDEVVDRDMLEVLPLTHIRGRSLHDAFVIVDEAQSLERGVLLTVLSRIGAGSRVVLTHDVAQRDNLRVGRHDGVAAVVERLKGHPLFAHVTLTRSERSPIAALVTDMLGDVGV; encoded by the coding sequence CTGGACACCAGCGTCCTGCTCGCCGATCCGGGGGCGATGACCCGGTTCGCGGAGCACGAGGTCGTACTCCCCATCGTCGTCATCTCCGAACTGGAGGCCAAGCGGCACCACCCCGAGCTCGGCTACTTCGCCCGGCAGGCCCTGCGCACGCTGGACGACCTGCGCCTGCGGCACGGACGGCTGGACGAGGCCGTCTCGGTCGAGGGGCCGCTCGGCGACCAGGGCGGAACGCTCCGCGTCGAGCTGAACCACGCCGACCCGAGCGTCCTGCCGGACGGGTTCCGGCTCGGCGACAACGACACCCGGATCCTGTCGGTGGCCGCGTGGCTGGCCCGCGAGGGACGCGACGTCGTGCTGGTCTCCAAGGACCTGCCGATGCGGGTGAAGGCGTCCGCGGTGGGGCTCGCCGCCGAGGAGTACCGCGCGGAGCTGGCCGTCGTGGAGTCCGGCTGGACCGGGATGCGCGAGCTGGAGGTCACCGCCGGGGCCGTCGAGGAGCTGTACGAGTCGGGGAGCGCCGACCTGGAGGAGGCGCGGGACCTGCCCTGCCACACGGGGCTGCGGCTGCTGTCCGAGCGCGGCTCGGCCCTCGGCCGCGTCCAGCCGGACAAGTCGGTGCGGCTGGTGCGCGGCGACCGCGAGGTGTTCGGGCTGCGCGGCCGGTCCGCGGAGCAGCGGATCGCGCTGGACCTGCTGATGGACGAGGAGGTCGGCATCGTCTCGCTCGGCGGGCGGGCCGGCACCGGCAAGTCGGCGCTCGCCCTCTGCGCGGGGCTGGAGGCCGTGCTGGAGCGGCGGCGGCACCGCAAGGTCGTGGTGTTCCGCCCCCTGTACGCGGTCGGCGGCCAGGAGCTCGGGTACCTGCCGGGCTCGGAGGGCGAGAAGATGTCGCCGTGGGCGCAGGCGGTCTACGACACCCTCTCGGCGGTGACGACGCCGGAGGTCGTGGACGAGGTGGTGGACCGTGACATGTTGGAGGTCCTGCCGCTCACCCACATCCGGGGCCGGTCGCTGCACGACGCGTTCGTGATCGTGGACGAGGCGCAGTCGCTGGAGCGCGGCGTGCTGCTCACCGTCCTGTCGCGGATCGGCGCCGGGTCGAGGGTCGTGCTGACCCACGACGTGGCGCAGCGCGACAACCTTCGCGTCGGCAGGCACGACGGCGTCGCGGCCGTGGTGGAGCGGCTGAAGGGCCACCCGCTCTTCGCGCACGTGACGCTGACCAGGTCGGAGCGCTCGCCGATCGCGGCGCTCGTGACCGACATGCTCGGCGACGTCGGGGTCTGA
- a CDS encoding lytic transglycosylase domain-containing protein: MFGDRPGSPRRDDRQSSDPRQPLTGAAPAPAQTPDPSAEGPEAPHEDDVRVAGTGPRAGVPAGDTLGLQPVQEPLRTGVSAGGPGDEISSGRGGPRRAGRKSGSGGRASGPGPRKEGSGGRNGVRIAVVAAGAAVLLGGGAVAAFALTGGSGDEAPQTVRPTRQLADAAVPKIDPKVLEQQRKKLALDRASRATRQDGGKKGPSLLPKGKPIPTKTPEKKKTGGGGVPTGDPVPAGEAQAIAKRLMPSYGFSGSGQFGCLVNLWNKESHWNVHASNPSSGAYGIPQALPGSKMGSAGSDWQNNATTQIKWGLGYIKNRYGTPCGAWSHSQSVGWY, from the coding sequence TTGTTCGGAGACCGTCCCGGGTCCCCTAGGCGAGACGATCGACAGAGCTCCGACCCCCGGCAGCCGCTGACCGGCGCGGCCCCCGCCCCGGCGCAGACGCCCGACCCCTCCGCGGAGGGGCCCGAGGCGCCGCACGAGGACGACGTGCGCGTCGCCGGCACCGGCCCCCGCGCGGGCGTCCCCGCGGGTGACACGCTCGGCCTCCAGCCCGTCCAGGAGCCGCTCCGCACCGGCGTGTCCGCCGGCGGCCCCGGCGACGAGATCTCCTCCGGCAGGGGCGGACCCCGACGCGCCGGCCGCAAGAGCGGCTCCGGCGGCCGCGCGAGCGGGCCCGGCCCGCGCAAGGAGGGCTCCGGCGGGCGCAACGGCGTGCGGATCGCGGTGGTCGCCGCGGGCGCCGCCGTCCTGCTCGGCGGCGGCGCGGTCGCCGCCTTCGCGCTGACCGGCGGCTCCGGCGACGAGGCCCCCCAGACCGTCAGGCCCACCCGGCAGCTCGCCGACGCCGCCGTGCCGAAGATCGACCCGAAGGTCCTGGAGCAGCAGCGCAAGAAGCTGGCGCTCGACCGGGCCTCCCGCGCGACGCGCCAGGACGGGGGCAAGAAGGGCCCCTCCCTGCTCCCCAAGGGCAAGCCGATCCCGACCAAGACGCCGGAGAAGAAGAAGACCGGCGGCGGCGGCGTCCCGACGGGCGACCCGGTCCCCGCGGGCGAGGCGCAGGCGATCGCCAAGCGGCTGATGCCGAGCTACGGCTTCAGCGGCAGCGGCCAGTTCGGCTGCCTGGTCAACCTGTGGAACAAGGAGAGCCACTGGAACGTCCACGCGTCCAACCCCTCCTCGGGCGCGTACGGCATTCCGCAGGCCCTCCCCGGCTCCAAGATGGGCAGCGCCGGGTCCGACTGGCAGAACAACGCCACCACCCAGATCAAGTGGGGGCTCGGCTACATCAAGAACCGCTACGGCACGCCGTGCGGCGCGTGGTCGCACTCGCAGTCCGTCGGCTGGTACTGA